A genomic region of Oncorhynchus mykiss isolate Arlee chromosome 2, USDA_OmykA_1.1, whole genome shotgun sequence contains the following coding sequences:
- the igflr1 gene encoding IGF-like family receptor 1 isoform X2 encodes MCAMSSTSTASDPTSCPPTHQKLSECNITTDTQCCGSRDQTGCREGVLGTTTQQVQQSTMLKVQMSTSNPTTAKHTDQTIRPPDVNHKTAWIVLTVILVLAVLAFLLFIYIKKRRGRSRAFCIRGKENKPCFMVSLKDCLPSDNILYTNQQSWTSRRTAAVNEEVALLQSETRNLEDILSPNLQSAPLQTVLDNLDVLEELVILLDPEIPGVKNTSHLASRCSFPATWITYTYSMRDSKSPLRAVLEGVTTKHPDWTVGQLARLLREMDRNDAVVVLTKLTLFKVV; translated from the exons ATGTGTGCCATGTCATCAACATCCACAGCATCCGATCCAACCAG CTGCCCCCCAACTCATCAAAAGCTGTCCGAATGCAACATCACGACAGACACGCAATGCTGCGGATCGAG GGACCAGACAGGCTGTCGGGAAGGAGTCCTGGGTACTACG ACTCAACAGGTGCAACAGTCAACAATGTTAAAGGTCCAAATGTCAACATCAAATCCCACCACAGCCAAACACACTGATCAAACCATCAGACCACCAGACGTCAACCATAAGACTGCAT GGATAGTGCTTACTGTCATCTTGGTTCTCGCTGTACTTGCATTTCTCTTATTCATCTATATTAAGAAGAGAAGGGGAAGATCAAGAGCCTTTTGCATCAGAG GTAAGGAGAATAAGCCATGCTTCATGGTCAGCCTTAAAGACTGCCTCCCATCAGACAATATCCTGTACACCAACCAACAGTCATGGACTAGTAGAAGAACAGCAGCTGTCAATGAAGAGGTTGCTCTCCTACAGTCAGAGACAAGGAACCTAGAGGACATTTTGA GTCCTAACCTCCAGTCTGCGCCACTGCAAACGGTTCTGGACAACCTGGATGTTCTAGAGGAGCTTGTGATCCTGCTGGACCCAGAGATCCCTGGGGTAAAGAACACCAGCCACCTAGCATCTCGCTGCTCCTTCCCCGCCACCTGGATTACCTACACCTACTCCATGAGGGACAGCAAGAGCCCCCTGAGGGCCGTGCTGGAGGGGGTCACCACCAAGCACCCAGACTGGACTGTAGGACAATTGGCCAGGCTGCTGAGAGAGATGGACCGGAACGACGCAGTGGTGGTGCTCACCAAACTCACCTTGTTTAAGGTTGTCTAG
- the igflr1 gene encoding IGF-like family receptor 1 isoform X1 encodes MGHYSDNCSDDLDTFWDESRNKCVPCHQHPQHPIQPGHEFSPNCGMHDDGGRSEIPYRKCAAQTFNNGSFVKCQPCSSCPPTHQKLSECNITTDTQCCGSRDQTGCREGVLGTTTQQVQQSTMLKVQMSTSNPTTAKHTDQTIRPPDVNHKTAWIVLTVILVLAVLAFLLFIYIKKRRGRSRAFCIRGKENKPCFMVSLKDCLPSDNILYTNQQSWTSRRTAAVNEEVALLQSETRNLEDILSPNLQSAPLQTVLDNLDVLEELVILLDPEIPGVKNTSHLASRCSFPATWITYTYSMRDSKSPLRAVLEGVTTKHPDWTVGQLARLLREMDRNDAVVVLTKLTLFKVV; translated from the exons ATGGGCCACTATTCTGATAATTGCTCTGATGACTTGGATACATTTTGGGATGAGTCGAGAAATAAATGTGTGCCATGTCATCAACATCCACAGCATCCGATCCAACCAG GGCACGAATTTAGTCCAAACTGTGGCATGCATGATGATGGGGGGAGGTCGGAAATACCATATCGGAAATGTGCGGCTCAGACCTTCAATAATGGGAGTTTCGTGAAATGCCAACCCTGTTCTAGCTGCCCCCCAACTCATCAAAAGCTGTCCGAATGCAACATCACGACAGACACGCAATGCTGCGGATCGAG GGACCAGACAGGCTGTCGGGAAGGAGTCCTGGGTACTACG ACTCAACAGGTGCAACAGTCAACAATGTTAAAGGTCCAAATGTCAACATCAAATCCCACCACAGCCAAACACACTGATCAAACCATCAGACCACCAGACGTCAACCATAAGACTGCAT GGATAGTGCTTACTGTCATCTTGGTTCTCGCTGTACTTGCATTTCTCTTATTCATCTATATTAAGAAGAGAAGGGGAAGATCAAGAGCCTTTTGCATCAGAG GTAAGGAGAATAAGCCATGCTTCATGGTCAGCCTTAAAGACTGCCTCCCATCAGACAATATCCTGTACACCAACCAACAGTCATGGACTAGTAGAAGAACAGCAGCTGTCAATGAAGAGGTTGCTCTCCTACAGTCAGAGACAAGGAACCTAGAGGACATTTTGA GTCCTAACCTCCAGTCTGCGCCACTGCAAACGGTTCTGGACAACCTGGATGTTCTAGAGGAGCTTGTGATCCTGCTGGACCCAGAGATCCCTGGGGTAAAGAACACCAGCCACCTAGCATCTCGCTGCTCCTTCCCCGCCACCTGGATTACCTACACCTACTCCATGAGGGACAGCAAGAGCCCCCTGAGGGCCGTGCTGGAGGGGGTCACCACCAAGCACCCAGACTGGACTGTAGGACAATTGGCCAGGCTGCTGAGAGAGATGGACCGGAACGACGCAGTGGTGGTGCTCACCAAACTCACCTTGTTTAAGGTTGTCTAG